One part of the Pandoraea faecigallinarum genome encodes these proteins:
- a CDS encoding anti-sigma factor family protein has product MNEDDIRLLAYADGTLPAAQRAEVEAAIAASPELTDALESLRASRLPYRETFAAQVMPPVPERLTASLDALLRVHAQRRTAASPTSPTLATSQPVSETPAPVKPVDAAAPVRVDEPHNVPAANDAPHARRVRPWWLAAAFAAGVAATAVTLPWLSALMHPAGAGGVMTVSVSPKPEAGRTWVRAAAEYQQLYARDTVASIHVDDGDTARTVSDIRQNDKLDISVPDLRAQGLTFKRVQRLRWKNGALVQMVYLPATGDPVALCMVHDARPDQGLAEQTIDSMGVVTWRKGQIGYALIGAPGSADLKAVARTLADGPVTPLYSMLPSVASAPSHSSDRPS; this is encoded by the coding sequence ATGAACGAAGACGATATCCGCCTGCTCGCATACGCTGACGGCACGCTCCCCGCCGCGCAGCGGGCGGAAGTGGAAGCGGCAATCGCCGCGTCTCCCGAACTGACCGATGCACTGGAGTCGCTGCGCGCGTCGCGCCTGCCGTATCGCGAGACGTTCGCCGCGCAAGTCATGCCGCCGGTCCCGGAACGGCTGACGGCGAGCCTCGACGCGCTGCTGCGCGTGCACGCACAACGCCGGACGGCGGCGTCGCCAACGTCGCCAACCTTGGCGACATCCCAGCCGGTGTCGGAGACGCCCGCGCCGGTGAAGCCCGTGGATGCCGCGGCGCCCGTGCGTGTCGACGAACCGCATAACGTACCGGCGGCCAACGACGCGCCTCACGCCCGGCGCGTGCGTCCGTGGTGGCTCGCCGCGGCGTTCGCGGCCGGCGTGGCGGCGACGGCCGTCACGTTGCCATGGCTCTCGGCCCTGATGCACCCGGCAGGGGCAGGCGGCGTCATGACCGTTTCGGTGTCGCCGAAACCGGAAGCGGGGCGCACGTGGGTGCGTGCGGCTGCCGAGTATCAGCAGTTGTATGCGCGTGACACGGTGGCCTCGATTCATGTGGACGACGGTGACACAGCGCGTACCGTCAGCGATATCCGCCAGAACGACAAGCTCGACATCAGCGTGCCGGATCTTCGTGCACAGGGGCTGACGTTCAAGCGCGTGCAACGGTTGCGCTGGAAGAACGGTGCGCTGGTGCAGATGGTGTATCTCCCGGCAACGGGCGACCCTGTCGCGCTGTGCATGGTGCACGACGCGCGCCCGGACCAGGGGCTTGCGGAGCAGACGATCGACAGCATGGGCGTGGTGACGTGGCGCAAGGGCCAGATTGGCTACGCGTTAATCGGCGCCCCCGGGTCGGCCGATCTCAAGGCGGTTGCCAGGACGCTTGCCGACGGCCCCGTCACACCGCTGTACAGCATGTTGCCGTCGGTGGCGTCCGCTCCCTCTCATTCGTCTGATCGCCCATCGTGA
- a CDS encoding RNA polymerase sigma factor, with protein MTGQDLPSLLPALLPRLWAFALRIAGDRHDAEDLVQRACVHALERVHQWRPGTSALSWMFSIVHTTWIDEIRARRVRSRGSLAWDEADVDAVPDLQASTPEDLASYRQIFGAVDRLPEAQRLVLLLVAVEGMSYQETADVLDVPVGTVMSRLSRARRTIGEQFRNPDGQPRLADLAPREHRAGPALGAREEDA; from the coding sequence ATGACCGGTCAGGATTTACCCAGCTTGCTACCCGCTCTGCTGCCCCGCCTCTGGGCATTCGCCTTGCGCATTGCGGGCGATCGCCACGATGCCGAGGATCTCGTGCAACGCGCCTGCGTGCATGCGCTGGAGCGCGTGCACCAGTGGCGGCCGGGCACCTCGGCGTTGAGCTGGATGTTCAGCATCGTGCACACGACGTGGATCGACGAGATCCGCGCGCGTCGCGTGCGTTCGCGCGGAAGTCTCGCGTGGGACGAAGCGGACGTCGACGCCGTGCCGGATCTTCAGGCGTCCACGCCCGAAGATCTCGCCAGCTATCGCCAGATCTTCGGCGCGGTGGACCGTCTACCCGAAGCGCAGCGGCTCGTGCTGTTGCTCGTGGCCGTGGAGGGGATGAGTTATCAGGAGACGGCGGATGTGCTCGACGTGCCTGTCGGTACGGTGATGAGCCGTCTGTCGCGCGCCCGCCGTACCATCGGCGAGCAATTTCGCAACCCCGATGGGCAGCCCCGCCTCGCAGACCTCGCACCGCGTGAGCATCGTGCCGGTCCCGCGCTCGGCGCACGTGAGGAGGACGCGTGA
- a CDS encoding ABC transporter permease → MRREGPGSRLWRMLVWGTMIFFLANVALMIATVTMNSFATRWFGTPLPEGFTLHWYAQAWRDFQLAGVLWVTVEVVGAVVLLSIALGVPAAYALARAQFPGKKLAMLVFLLPLMVPPVTYGIPMATVLYKAGLGGTLTGVILANLVPSLPFVILVMTPFIEQIDPNLESAARIFGANTFKYFRHVLLPLLVPGILAAGLLVLVRTIGMFELTFFTAGPDTQTLVVALYYAVFSTGVRAPQSIDAMAMIYMAITLLWVLIALQFVSPTQLVSRVKEAPKGE, encoded by the coding sequence ATGCGTCGGGAGGGGCCGGGCTCGCGCCTGTGGCGGATGCTGGTGTGGGGCACGATGATCTTCTTCCTCGCGAATGTGGCGCTCATGATCGCCACCGTCACGATGAATTCGTTCGCCACGCGCTGGTTCGGCACGCCGTTGCCCGAAGGCTTCACGCTGCATTGGTATGCGCAGGCGTGGCGTGACTTTCAGCTCGCTGGCGTGCTGTGGGTAACCGTCGAAGTTGTCGGTGCTGTGGTGCTGCTGTCGATTGCGTTGGGCGTGCCTGCGGCCTATGCGCTCGCGCGTGCACAGTTCCCCGGCAAGAAGCTTGCGATGCTGGTGTTCCTGCTGCCGTTGATGGTGCCGCCGGTCACGTACGGCATTCCGATGGCGACGGTGCTCTACAAGGCCGGGCTGGGCGGCACGCTCACGGGCGTGATTCTCGCGAACCTCGTGCCATCGTTGCCGTTCGTGATTCTGGTGATGACGCCGTTCATCGAGCAGATCGATCCGAATCTCGAGTCGGCGGCGCGTATCTTCGGAGCGAACACGTTCAAGTACTTTCGTCACGTATTGCTGCCGCTGCTGGTGCCGGGCATTCTCGCTGCGGGGTTGCTCGTGCTGGTGCGCACGATCGGCATGTTCGAGCTGACATTCTTCACCGCGGGACCCGATACGCAGACGCTCGTGGTCGCGTTGTACTACGCGGTGTTCTCGACCGGTGTGCGAGCCCCGCAGTCCATCGATGCGATGGCCATGATCTACATGGCCATCACGCTGCTGTGGGTGCTCATTGCGCTGCAATTCGTGAGCCCGACGCAGTTGGTCAGCCGCGTGAAGGAAGCGCCGAAGGGCGAGTAG
- a CDS encoding ABC transporter permease — MSAAACTPASMTPAPRADGRGWLVAPALVCLVAMFVYPFAYGLFLSFQPMEGGGVFANYLKFFSEPALWPTVLITLKLAVPATLINVGASIPAAFALRKSTRASKFVTMLLVIPVTLGTVLIADGMLTYYGPNGWFPQALHALGLYRDEVRLTHNYWGVLISLVISGFPFAFLLILSYVTGIDPTLARAAGTLGAGPWQQFRLIYLPLLVPGMTMAACLSFVQAFSVFPSAVLLGVPAGATRVVSIAAYEAAFESYDYSLASCVAIVMGFVQLLIVAGMLGARRAFYSGPTTGGKG, encoded by the coding sequence ATGAGTGCCGCGGCTTGCACCCCGGCGTCCATGACGCCTGCGCCGCGTGCCGACGGGCGCGGCTGGCTCGTTGCGCCGGCGCTTGTGTGTCTGGTGGCAATGTTCGTCTATCCGTTCGCGTACGGGCTGTTCCTGTCGTTTCAGCCGATGGAAGGCGGCGGCGTCTTCGCGAACTATCTCAAGTTCTTCAGCGAGCCGGCGCTGTGGCCGACGGTGCTCATCACGCTCAAGCTCGCCGTGCCCGCGACGCTCATCAACGTGGGGGCCTCGATTCCGGCAGCGTTTGCCCTGCGCAAGAGCACGCGTGCGTCGAAATTCGTGACGATGTTGCTCGTGATCCCCGTCACGCTCGGCACGGTACTGATTGCGGACGGCATGCTCACCTACTACGGTCCGAACGGCTGGTTCCCGCAGGCGTTGCACGCGCTGGGTCTGTATCGCGACGAAGTGCGGCTGACACACAACTACTGGGGCGTACTGATCTCGCTGGTGATTTCGGGCTTCCCGTTCGCGTTCCTGCTGATCCTGTCGTACGTGACGGGGATCGATCCGACGCTCGCCCGTGCCGCCGGCACCCTCGGCGCCGGGCCGTGGCAGCAGTTCCGTCTCATTTATCTGCCGTTGCTGGTGCCGGGGATGACAATGGCGGCATGTCTGTCGTTTGTGCAGGCGTTCTCGGTATTTCCGTCTGCGGTGCTGCTCGGGGTGCCTGCGGGAGCCACGCGCGTGGTATCGATTGCGGCGTACGAAGCGGCGTTCGAGAGTTACGACTATTCGCTCGCATCGTGCGTGGCGATCGTGATGGGTTTCGTCCAGCTGTTGATCGTGGCGGGTATGCTCGGCGCACGCCGGGCGTTCTATAGCGGCCCGACGACGGGAGGTAAGGGATGA
- a CDS encoding ABC transporter ATP-binding protein codes for MKHNFQQLRLDNVARSFTNAEGQSVAALNGLDLTIERGEFIALLGPSGCGKSTALNCIAGLTPLTGGAIWLDDERIDGLPSEKRGFGMVFQNYALFPHMSVLDNVGFGLRMRGVPRTEIEKRAREALQLVQLVGHERKLPGQLSGGQQQRVAIARAIVIEPPVVLMDEPLSNLDAKLRIEMRADIRRIHGKLDRATIYVTHDQDEALSMADRIVVMKEGVVQQIGAPRDVYGRPRNLHVARFMGYRNVLDVSITSAQGARARVSCGGASFDGVLMDPPASAGKADGKVSVAIRPDDFERAPAANDNAFEAVVETVEYGGRDSLLKVASPFGPLYARLPGDFAVGERVPLRVPAERTLVYAGELA; via the coding sequence ATGAAGCACAACTTTCAGCAACTGCGCCTCGATAACGTTGCGCGCAGCTTCACCAACGCGGAAGGGCAGTCGGTGGCCGCTTTGAACGGCCTCGATCTGACCATCGAGCGGGGTGAATTCATTGCGCTGCTGGGCCCGTCGGGCTGCGGCAAGTCGACGGCGCTCAACTGTATTGCCGGACTCACCCCGCTGACCGGCGGCGCGATCTGGCTCGACGACGAGCGCATCGACGGACTGCCTAGCGAGAAGCGCGGCTTCGGCATGGTGTTCCAGAACTACGCGCTGTTCCCGCACATGAGCGTGCTCGATAACGTGGGCTTCGGTTTGCGCATGCGCGGCGTGCCGCGCACCGAGATCGAGAAACGTGCGCGCGAAGCGCTGCAACTCGTGCAGCTCGTGGGGCACGAGCGCAAGCTGCCGGGGCAACTGTCGGGCGGGCAGCAGCAGCGTGTCGCGATTGCGCGCGCCATCGTGATCGAGCCACCGGTGGTGCTCATGGATGAGCCGCTGTCGAACCTCGATGCGAAGCTGCGTATCGAGATGCGCGCCGACATCCGCCGTATCCACGGCAAACTCGATCGCGCCACCATTTACGTCACGCACGATCAGGACGAAGCACTGTCCATGGCCGACCGCATCGTGGTGATGAAAGAAGGCGTGGTGCAGCAGATCGGTGCGCCGCGCGACGTGTACGGGCGCCCGCGCAACCTGCACGTGGCCCGCTTCATGGGCTACCGCAATGTGCTCGACGTGTCGATCACATCGGCGCAGGGCGCGCGCGCGCGCGTGTCGTGCGGCGGTGCGTCGTTCGACGGCGTGCTTATGGACCCGCCGGCCAGCGCAGGCAAGGCCGACGGGAAGGTCAGCGTGGCGATTCGCCCGGATGACTTCGAGCGTGCGCCCGCGGCCAACGACAACGCATTCGAGGCGGTCGTGGAGACGGTGGAGTACGGTGGCCGCGATTCGCTGCTCAAAGTCGCATCGCCGTTCGGGCCGCTGTATGCGCGTCTGCCCGGTGACTTTGCCGTGGGCGAGCGTGTGCCGCTGCGGGTGCCGGCCGAGCGCACGCTTGTTTATGCAGGGGAACTTGCATGA